The following coding sequences lie in one Chelonia mydas isolate rCheMyd1 chromosome 6, rCheMyd1.pri.v2, whole genome shotgun sequence genomic window:
- the EXD1 gene encoding piRNA biogenesis protein EXD1 isoform X1, with product MDPSSDYQFLSEILGKTVKITLKCGIFQGILQHVDSSRSIVLSRVKNLETGRSMPGVKMFFGYEIVNVELLEELEQAATPIRDSLVTGGTGMERGEPAEHSPQSSTCISPKSRVTTLSNLKYTLAEEEEEENMEYIVIDQFQQKFGPAMLHIKKQCVFGVAAEGVNLCRHGRLCWLQVATRSRVFLFDIFLLGPRVFKNGLQMVLEDKNILKVSVQKGGRACVKWLSHISKKLQLDIESTARFKHLSLVLQVIHDCRLISDCLSHQYGVILSNVFDTQVADVLHFSSITGGFLPHRISSLQECLMRHLKMSPRKVSFLVYRQQAVQETPDIWFVRPLPPSLLKVLALETVYLLPLRLWLLDEMMSDLTTLVDGYLNAYREGSADLLGSTETSCMELPEELHQLADFQKLRRETALKKYKVNEEGLLIRPPLESKGKKAVEVEEKQGEDSGWLSSNGAALQKTSFHPQDPLHQNYDEQKQVVDHWENKKSIIGCKNPPLEMEAGARDLISWNSVSENTQATGKGFSPMQKPHTQAARSLKEEVSLLFMGNKDEDLLCAKQSAIVSAYTPPKTSSSFQDSFQVPRQPSLSVLPPCPVLETVGLWQNPSSKMTQTHISHFPVRPERERSSAVRFAFPSGLSTRMPAPSPAGK from the exons ATGGATCCGAGCAGCGATTACCAGTTCCTCAGTGAGATTCTGGGAAAAACAGTGAAAATCACCTTGAAATGTGGCATCTTCCAGGGAATATTGCAGCATGTGGATTCCAGCAGAAGTATCGTTCTGAGCAGAG TGAAGAACTTGGAAACAGGCAGAAGCATGCCAGGTGTGAAGATGTTTTTTGGTTATGAAATTGTGAATG TGGAATTGCTGGAGGAACTGGAACAAGCTGCAACTCCCATCAG GGACAGTCTAGTTACTGGAGGAACTGGAATGGAGAGGGGAGAACCAGCAGAGCACAGCCCACAGAGTTCTACTTGCATTTCCCCAAAGAGCCGGGTCACCACCCTGAGTAACTTAAAATATACCCTGGCAG aggaggaagaagaggaaaataTGGAGTACATAGTCATTGATCAATTCCAGCAGAAATTTGGTCCCGCT ATGCTGCACATCAAAAAACAGTGTGTTTTTGGTGTGGCAGCAGAGGGTGTTAATCTGTGTCGTCATGGAAGACTCTGCTGGCTTCAG GTAGCCACGAGGAGTCGGGtttttttatttgatattttcCTTCTGGGGCCTCGAGTTTTCAAAAATGGACTGCAAATGGTGCTGGAAGACAAGAACATTTTGAAAGTAAGTGTTCAGAAGGGTGGCAGGGCGTGTGTGAAATGGTTGAGCCACATCAGTAAGAAATTGCAATTGGATATTGAATCAACAGCCAGGTTCAAGCATCTTTCTTTGGTTCTTCAGGTCATCCATGACTGCCGTTTGATCTCAGACTGCCTCTCACACCAGTATGGAGTCATTCTTTCCAACGTGTTTGATACACAG GTTGCTGATGTCCTGCATTTCTCCAGTATAACAGGTGGGTTCCTTCCACATCGGATCAGCTCCCTACAGGAGTGCTTGATGCGACACCTCAAGATGTCCCCCAGAAAGGTGTCCTTCCTGGTGTACAGGCAGCAGGCTGTTCAA GAGACCCCTGATATATGGTTTGTGAGACCTCTTCCACCTTCGCTGCTGAAAGTGTTGGCTCTGGAAACCGTTTACCTTCTACCTCTCCGCTTGTGGCTACTGGATGAGATGATGTCTGACTTAACAACCTTGGTGGATGGATACTTAAATGCATATCGGGAAGGGTCTGCAGATCTGCTGGGGAGCACAGAG ACCTCTTGTATGgagctgccagaggagctgcaTCAGCTGGCAGATTTCCAAAAGTTGCGAAGAGAGACAGCATTAAAAAAGTACAAGGTAAATGAGGAGGGTCTCCTGATCAGACCACCTCTGGAATCCAAAGGAAAGAAGGCAGTGGAGGTGGAAGAAAAACAAGGAGAGGATAGTGGTTGGCTTTCTTCTAATGGAGCAGCCTTACAAAAGACATCCTTCCATCCCCAAGATCCACTTCATCAAAATTATGATGAGCAAAAGCAAGTGGTAGATCACTGGGAAAATAAAAAGTCTATAATTGGCTGTAAAAATCCACCCTTGGAAATGGAGGCAGGAGCAAGAGACTTGATCAGCTGGAACTCTGTATCAGAGAACACGCAAGCAACGGGGAAGGGATTCTCTCCAATGCAGAAACCTCACACACAGGCTGCTCGATCTTTAAAAGAAGAGGTAAGTCTATTGTTCATGGGAAACAAGGATGAAGACTTACTTTGTGCAAAGCAAAGCGCCATTGTGTCTGCCTATACCCCTCCAAAAACTAGCAGTTCTTTTCAAGATTCATTCCAGGTTCCACGGCAGCCCTCGCTTTCTGTACTGCCTCCTTGCCCAGTCCTAGAGACTGTTGGTTTGTGGCAGAACCCATCTTCGAAGATGACCCAGACCCACATTTCCCATTTCCCAGTAAGGCCAGAAAGGGAAAGGAGTTCCGCTGTTCGCTTTGCCTTCCCTTCAGGTCTCAGCACCCGGATGCCAGCACCAAGCCCTGCAGGAAAATAG
- the EXD1 gene encoding piRNA biogenesis protein EXD1 isoform X3, with amino-acid sequence MLHLTGKPTMLVFRAKLKNLETGRSMPGVKMFFGYEIVNVELLEELEQAATPIRDSLVTGGTGMERGEPAEHSPQSSTCISPKSRVTTLSNLKYTLAEEEEEENMEYIVIDQFQQKFGPAMLHIKKQCVFGVAAEGVNLCRHGRLCWLQVATRSRVFLFDIFLLGPRVFKNGLQMVLEDKNILKVIHDCRLISDCLSHQYGVILSNVFDTQVADVLHFSSITGGFLPHRISSLQECLMRHLKMSPRKVSFLVYRQQAVQETPDIWFVRPLPPSLLKVLALETVYLLPLRLWLLDEMMSDLTTLVDGYLNAYREGSADLLGSTETSCMELPEELHQLADFQKLRRETALKKYKVNEEGLLIRPPLESKGKKAVEVEEKQGEDSGWLSSNGAALQKTSFHPQDPLHQNYDEQKQVVDHWENKKSIIGCKNPPLEMEAGARDLISWNSVSENTQATGKGFSPMQKPHTQAARSLKEEVSLLFMGNKDEDLLCAKQSAIVSAYTPPKTSSSFQDSFQVPRQPSLSVLPPCPVLETVGLWQNPSSKMTQTHISHFPVRPERERSSAVRFAFPSGLSTRMPAPSPAGK; translated from the exons ATGCTCCATTTGACTGGGAAGCCTACAATGCTGGTTTTTAGAGCTAAAT TGAAGAACTTGGAAACAGGCAGAAGCATGCCAGGTGTGAAGATGTTTTTTGGTTATGAAATTGTGAATG TGGAATTGCTGGAGGAACTGGAACAAGCTGCAACTCCCATCAG GGACAGTCTAGTTACTGGAGGAACTGGAATGGAGAGGGGAGAACCAGCAGAGCACAGCCCACAGAGTTCTACTTGCATTTCCCCAAAGAGCCGGGTCACCACCCTGAGTAACTTAAAATATACCCTGGCAG aggaggaagaagaggaaaataTGGAGTACATAGTCATTGATCAATTCCAGCAGAAATTTGGTCCCGCT ATGCTGCACATCAAAAAACAGTGTGTTTTTGGTGTGGCAGCAGAGGGTGTTAATCTGTGTCGTCATGGAAGACTCTGCTGGCTTCAG GTAGCCACGAGGAGTCGGGtttttttatttgatattttcCTTCTGGGGCCTCGAGTTTTCAAAAATGGACTGCAAATGGTGCTGGAAGACAAGAACATTTTGAAA GTCATCCATGACTGCCGTTTGATCTCAGACTGCCTCTCACACCAGTATGGAGTCATTCTTTCCAACGTGTTTGATACACAG GTTGCTGATGTCCTGCATTTCTCCAGTATAACAGGTGGGTTCCTTCCACATCGGATCAGCTCCCTACAGGAGTGCTTGATGCGACACCTCAAGATGTCCCCCAGAAAGGTGTCCTTCCTGGTGTACAGGCAGCAGGCTGTTCAA GAGACCCCTGATATATGGTTTGTGAGACCTCTTCCACCTTCGCTGCTGAAAGTGTTGGCTCTGGAAACCGTTTACCTTCTACCTCTCCGCTTGTGGCTACTGGATGAGATGATGTCTGACTTAACAACCTTGGTGGATGGATACTTAAATGCATATCGGGAAGGGTCTGCAGATCTGCTGGGGAGCACAGAG ACCTCTTGTATGgagctgccagaggagctgcaTCAGCTGGCAGATTTCCAAAAGTTGCGAAGAGAGACAGCATTAAAAAAGTACAAGGTAAATGAGGAGGGTCTCCTGATCAGACCACCTCTGGAATCCAAAGGAAAGAAGGCAGTGGAGGTGGAAGAAAAACAAGGAGAGGATAGTGGTTGGCTTTCTTCTAATGGAGCAGCCTTACAAAAGACATCCTTCCATCCCCAAGATCCACTTCATCAAAATTATGATGAGCAAAAGCAAGTGGTAGATCACTGGGAAAATAAAAAGTCTATAATTGGCTGTAAAAATCCACCCTTGGAAATGGAGGCAGGAGCAAGAGACTTGATCAGCTGGAACTCTGTATCAGAGAACACGCAAGCAACGGGGAAGGGATTCTCTCCAATGCAGAAACCTCACACACAGGCTGCTCGATCTTTAAAAGAAGAGGTAAGTCTATTGTTCATGGGAAACAAGGATGAAGACTTACTTTGTGCAAAGCAAAGCGCCATTGTGTCTGCCTATACCCCTCCAAAAACTAGCAGTTCTTTTCAAGATTCATTCCAGGTTCCACGGCAGCCCTCGCTTTCTGTACTGCCTCCTTGCCCAGTCCTAGAGACTGTTGGTTTGTGGCAGAACCCATCTTCGAAGATGACCCAGACCCACATTTCCCATTTCCCAGTAAGGCCAGAAAGGGAAAGGAGTTCCGCTGTTCGCTTTGCCTTCCCTTCAGGTCTCAGCACCCGGATGCCAGCACCAAGCCCTGCAGGAAAATAG
- the EXD1 gene encoding piRNA biogenesis protein EXD1 isoform X5 — protein MDPSSDYQFLSEILGKTVKITLKCGIFQGILQHVDSSRSIVLSRVKNLETGRSMPGVKMFFGYEIVNVELLEELEQAATPIRDSLVTGGTGMERGEPAEHSPQSSTCISPKSRVTTLSNLKYTLAEEEEEENMEYIVIDQFQQKFGPAMLHIKKQCVFGVAAEGVNLCRHGRLCWLQVIHDCRLISDCLSHQYGVILSNVFDTQVADVLHFSSITGGFLPHRISSLQECLMRHLKMSPRKVSFLVYRQQAVQETPDIWFVRPLPPSLLKVLALETVYLLPLRLWLLDEMMSDLTTLVDGYLNAYREGSADLLGSTETSCMELPEELHQLADFQKLRRETALKKYKVNEEGLLIRPPLESKGKKAVEVEEKQGEDSGWLSSNGAALQKTSFHPQDPLHQNYDEQKQVVDHWENKKSIIGCKNPPLEMEAGARDLISWNSVSENTQATGKGFSPMQKPHTQAARSLKEEVSLLFMGNKDEDLLCAKQSAIVSAYTPPKTSSSFQDSFQVPRQPSLSVLPPCPVLETVGLWQNPSSKMTQTHISHFPVRPERERSSAVRFAFPSGLSTRMPAPSPAGK, from the exons ATGGATCCGAGCAGCGATTACCAGTTCCTCAGTGAGATTCTGGGAAAAACAGTGAAAATCACCTTGAAATGTGGCATCTTCCAGGGAATATTGCAGCATGTGGATTCCAGCAGAAGTATCGTTCTGAGCAGAG TGAAGAACTTGGAAACAGGCAGAAGCATGCCAGGTGTGAAGATGTTTTTTGGTTATGAAATTGTGAATG TGGAATTGCTGGAGGAACTGGAACAAGCTGCAACTCCCATCAG GGACAGTCTAGTTACTGGAGGAACTGGAATGGAGAGGGGAGAACCAGCAGAGCACAGCCCACAGAGTTCTACTTGCATTTCCCCAAAGAGCCGGGTCACCACCCTGAGTAACTTAAAATATACCCTGGCAG aggaggaagaagaggaaaataTGGAGTACATAGTCATTGATCAATTCCAGCAGAAATTTGGTCCCGCT ATGCTGCACATCAAAAAACAGTGTGTTTTTGGTGTGGCAGCAGAGGGTGTTAATCTGTGTCGTCATGGAAGACTCTGCTGGCTTCAG GTCATCCATGACTGCCGTTTGATCTCAGACTGCCTCTCACACCAGTATGGAGTCATTCTTTCCAACGTGTTTGATACACAG GTTGCTGATGTCCTGCATTTCTCCAGTATAACAGGTGGGTTCCTTCCACATCGGATCAGCTCCCTACAGGAGTGCTTGATGCGACACCTCAAGATGTCCCCCAGAAAGGTGTCCTTCCTGGTGTACAGGCAGCAGGCTGTTCAA GAGACCCCTGATATATGGTTTGTGAGACCTCTTCCACCTTCGCTGCTGAAAGTGTTGGCTCTGGAAACCGTTTACCTTCTACCTCTCCGCTTGTGGCTACTGGATGAGATGATGTCTGACTTAACAACCTTGGTGGATGGATACTTAAATGCATATCGGGAAGGGTCTGCAGATCTGCTGGGGAGCACAGAG ACCTCTTGTATGgagctgccagaggagctgcaTCAGCTGGCAGATTTCCAAAAGTTGCGAAGAGAGACAGCATTAAAAAAGTACAAGGTAAATGAGGAGGGTCTCCTGATCAGACCACCTCTGGAATCCAAAGGAAAGAAGGCAGTGGAGGTGGAAGAAAAACAAGGAGAGGATAGTGGTTGGCTTTCTTCTAATGGAGCAGCCTTACAAAAGACATCCTTCCATCCCCAAGATCCACTTCATCAAAATTATGATGAGCAAAAGCAAGTGGTAGATCACTGGGAAAATAAAAAGTCTATAATTGGCTGTAAAAATCCACCCTTGGAAATGGAGGCAGGAGCAAGAGACTTGATCAGCTGGAACTCTGTATCAGAGAACACGCAAGCAACGGGGAAGGGATTCTCTCCAATGCAGAAACCTCACACACAGGCTGCTCGATCTTTAAAAGAAGAGGTAAGTCTATTGTTCATGGGAAACAAGGATGAAGACTTACTTTGTGCAAAGCAAAGCGCCATTGTGTCTGCCTATACCCCTCCAAAAACTAGCAGTTCTTTTCAAGATTCATTCCAGGTTCCACGGCAGCCCTCGCTTTCTGTACTGCCTCCTTGCCCAGTCCTAGAGACTGTTGGTTTGTGGCAGAACCCATCTTCGAAGATGACCCAGACCCACATTTCCCATTTCCCAGTAAGGCCAGAAAGGGAAAGGAGTTCCGCTGTTCGCTTTGCCTTCCCTTCAGGTCTCAGCACCCGGATGCCAGCACCAAGCCCTGCAGGAAAATAG
- the EXD1 gene encoding piRNA biogenesis protein EXD1 isoform X7, whose product MDPSSDYQFLSEILGKTVKITLKCGIFQGILQHVDSSRSIVLSRVKNLETGRSMPGVKMFFGYEIVNVELLEELEQAATPIRDSLVTGGTGMERGEPAEHSPQSSTCISPKSRVTTLSNLKYTLAEEEEEENMEYIVIDQFQQKFGPAMLHIKKQCVFGVAAEGVNLCRHGRLCWLQVATRSRVFLFDIFLLGPRVFKNGLQMVLEDKNILKVIHDCRLISDCLSHQYGVILSNVFDTQVADVLHFSSITGGFLPHRISSLQECLMRHLKMSPRKVSFLVYRQQAVQTSCMELPEELHQLADFQKLRRETALKKYKVNEEGLLIRPPLESKGKKAVEVEEKQGEDSGWLSSNGAALQKTSFHPQDPLHQNYDEQKQVVDHWENKKSIIGCKNPPLEMEAGARDLISWNSVSENTQATGKGFSPMQKPHTQAARSLKEEVSLLFMGNKDEDLLCAKQSAIVSAYTPPKTSSSFQDSFQVPRQPSLSVLPPCPVLETVGLWQNPSSKMTQTHISHFPVRPERERSSAVRFAFPSGLSTRMPAPSPAGK is encoded by the exons ATGGATCCGAGCAGCGATTACCAGTTCCTCAGTGAGATTCTGGGAAAAACAGTGAAAATCACCTTGAAATGTGGCATCTTCCAGGGAATATTGCAGCATGTGGATTCCAGCAGAAGTATCGTTCTGAGCAGAG TGAAGAACTTGGAAACAGGCAGAAGCATGCCAGGTGTGAAGATGTTTTTTGGTTATGAAATTGTGAATG TGGAATTGCTGGAGGAACTGGAACAAGCTGCAACTCCCATCAG GGACAGTCTAGTTACTGGAGGAACTGGAATGGAGAGGGGAGAACCAGCAGAGCACAGCCCACAGAGTTCTACTTGCATTTCCCCAAAGAGCCGGGTCACCACCCTGAGTAACTTAAAATATACCCTGGCAG aggaggaagaagaggaaaataTGGAGTACATAGTCATTGATCAATTCCAGCAGAAATTTGGTCCCGCT ATGCTGCACATCAAAAAACAGTGTGTTTTTGGTGTGGCAGCAGAGGGTGTTAATCTGTGTCGTCATGGAAGACTCTGCTGGCTTCAG GTAGCCACGAGGAGTCGGGtttttttatttgatattttcCTTCTGGGGCCTCGAGTTTTCAAAAATGGACTGCAAATGGTGCTGGAAGACAAGAACATTTTGAAA GTCATCCATGACTGCCGTTTGATCTCAGACTGCCTCTCACACCAGTATGGAGTCATTCTTTCCAACGTGTTTGATACACAG GTTGCTGATGTCCTGCATTTCTCCAGTATAACAGGTGGGTTCCTTCCACATCGGATCAGCTCCCTACAGGAGTGCTTGATGCGACACCTCAAGATGTCCCCCAGAAAGGTGTCCTTCCTGGTGTACAGGCAGCAGGCTGTTCAA ACCTCTTGTATGgagctgccagaggagctgcaTCAGCTGGCAGATTTCCAAAAGTTGCGAAGAGAGACAGCATTAAAAAAGTACAAGGTAAATGAGGAGGGTCTCCTGATCAGACCACCTCTGGAATCCAAAGGAAAGAAGGCAGTGGAGGTGGAAGAAAAACAAGGAGAGGATAGTGGTTGGCTTTCTTCTAATGGAGCAGCCTTACAAAAGACATCCTTCCATCCCCAAGATCCACTTCATCAAAATTATGATGAGCAAAAGCAAGTGGTAGATCACTGGGAAAATAAAAAGTCTATAATTGGCTGTAAAAATCCACCCTTGGAAATGGAGGCAGGAGCAAGAGACTTGATCAGCTGGAACTCTGTATCAGAGAACACGCAAGCAACGGGGAAGGGATTCTCTCCAATGCAGAAACCTCACACACAGGCTGCTCGATCTTTAAAAGAAGAGGTAAGTCTATTGTTCATGGGAAACAAGGATGAAGACTTACTTTGTGCAAAGCAAAGCGCCATTGTGTCTGCCTATACCCCTCCAAAAACTAGCAGTTCTTTTCAAGATTCATTCCAGGTTCCACGGCAGCCCTCGCTTTCTGTACTGCCTCCTTGCCCAGTCCTAGAGACTGTTGGTTTGTGGCAGAACCCATCTTCGAAGATGACCCAGACCCACATTTCCCATTTCCCAGTAAGGCCAGAAAGGGAAAGGAGTTCCGCTGTTCGCTTTGCCTTCCCTTCAGGTCTCAGCACCCGGATGCCAGCACCAAGCCCTGCAGGAAAATAG
- the EXD1 gene encoding piRNA biogenesis protein EXD1 isoform X2 — MDPSSDYQFLSEILGKTVKITLKCGIFQGILQHVDSSRSIVLSRVKNLETGRSMPGVKMFFGYEIVNVELLEELEQAATPIRDSLVTGGTGMERGEPAEHSPQSSTCISPKSRVTTLSNLKYTLAEEEEEENMEYIVIDQFQQKFGPAMLHIKKQCVFGVAAEGVNLCRHGRLCWLQVATRSRVFLFDIFLLGPRVFKNGLQMVLEDKNILKVIHDCRLISDCLSHQYGVILSNVFDTQVADVLHFSSITGGFLPHRISSLQECLMRHLKMSPRKVSFLVYRQQAVQETPDIWFVRPLPPSLLKVLALETVYLLPLRLWLLDEMMSDLTTLVDGYLNAYREGSADLLGSTETSCMELPEELHQLADFQKLRRETALKKYKVNEEGLLIRPPLESKGKKAVEVEEKQGEDSGWLSSNGAALQKTSFHPQDPLHQNYDEQKQVVDHWENKKSIIGCKNPPLEMEAGARDLISWNSVSENTQATGKGFSPMQKPHTQAARSLKEEVSLLFMGNKDEDLLCAKQSAIVSAYTPPKTSSSFQDSFQVPRQPSLSVLPPCPVLETVGLWQNPSSKMTQTHISHFPVRPERERSSAVRFAFPSGLSTRMPAPSPAGK; from the exons ATGGATCCGAGCAGCGATTACCAGTTCCTCAGTGAGATTCTGGGAAAAACAGTGAAAATCACCTTGAAATGTGGCATCTTCCAGGGAATATTGCAGCATGTGGATTCCAGCAGAAGTATCGTTCTGAGCAGAG TGAAGAACTTGGAAACAGGCAGAAGCATGCCAGGTGTGAAGATGTTTTTTGGTTATGAAATTGTGAATG TGGAATTGCTGGAGGAACTGGAACAAGCTGCAACTCCCATCAG GGACAGTCTAGTTACTGGAGGAACTGGAATGGAGAGGGGAGAACCAGCAGAGCACAGCCCACAGAGTTCTACTTGCATTTCCCCAAAGAGCCGGGTCACCACCCTGAGTAACTTAAAATATACCCTGGCAG aggaggaagaagaggaaaataTGGAGTACATAGTCATTGATCAATTCCAGCAGAAATTTGGTCCCGCT ATGCTGCACATCAAAAAACAGTGTGTTTTTGGTGTGGCAGCAGAGGGTGTTAATCTGTGTCGTCATGGAAGACTCTGCTGGCTTCAG GTAGCCACGAGGAGTCGGGtttttttatttgatattttcCTTCTGGGGCCTCGAGTTTTCAAAAATGGACTGCAAATGGTGCTGGAAGACAAGAACATTTTGAAA GTCATCCATGACTGCCGTTTGATCTCAGACTGCCTCTCACACCAGTATGGAGTCATTCTTTCCAACGTGTTTGATACACAG GTTGCTGATGTCCTGCATTTCTCCAGTATAACAGGTGGGTTCCTTCCACATCGGATCAGCTCCCTACAGGAGTGCTTGATGCGACACCTCAAGATGTCCCCCAGAAAGGTGTCCTTCCTGGTGTACAGGCAGCAGGCTGTTCAA GAGACCCCTGATATATGGTTTGTGAGACCTCTTCCACCTTCGCTGCTGAAAGTGTTGGCTCTGGAAACCGTTTACCTTCTACCTCTCCGCTTGTGGCTACTGGATGAGATGATGTCTGACTTAACAACCTTGGTGGATGGATACTTAAATGCATATCGGGAAGGGTCTGCAGATCTGCTGGGGAGCACAGAG ACCTCTTGTATGgagctgccagaggagctgcaTCAGCTGGCAGATTTCCAAAAGTTGCGAAGAGAGACAGCATTAAAAAAGTACAAGGTAAATGAGGAGGGTCTCCTGATCAGACCACCTCTGGAATCCAAAGGAAAGAAGGCAGTGGAGGTGGAAGAAAAACAAGGAGAGGATAGTGGTTGGCTTTCTTCTAATGGAGCAGCCTTACAAAAGACATCCTTCCATCCCCAAGATCCACTTCATCAAAATTATGATGAGCAAAAGCAAGTGGTAGATCACTGGGAAAATAAAAAGTCTATAATTGGCTGTAAAAATCCACCCTTGGAAATGGAGGCAGGAGCAAGAGACTTGATCAGCTGGAACTCTGTATCAGAGAACACGCAAGCAACGGGGAAGGGATTCTCTCCAATGCAGAAACCTCACACACAGGCTGCTCGATCTTTAAAAGAAGAGGTAAGTCTATTGTTCATGGGAAACAAGGATGAAGACTTACTTTGTGCAAAGCAAAGCGCCATTGTGTCTGCCTATACCCCTCCAAAAACTAGCAGTTCTTTTCAAGATTCATTCCAGGTTCCACGGCAGCCCTCGCTTTCTGTACTGCCTCCTTGCCCAGTCCTAGAGACTGTTGGTTTGTGGCAGAACCCATCTTCGAAGATGACCCAGACCCACATTTCCCATTTCCCAGTAAGGCCAGAAAGGGAAAGGAGTTCCGCTGTTCGCTTTGCCTTCCCTTCAGGTCTCAGCACCCGGATGCCAGCACCAAGCCCTGCAGGAAAATAG
- the EXD1 gene encoding piRNA biogenesis protein EXD1 isoform X4: MDPSSDYQFLSEILGKTVKITLKCGIFQGILQHVDSSRSIVLSRVKNLETGRSMPGVKMFFGYEIVNVELLEELEQAATPIRDSLVTGGTGMERGEPAEHSPQSSTCISPKSRVTTLSNLKYTLAEEEEEENMEYIVIDQFQQKFGPAVATRSRVFLFDIFLLGPRVFKNGLQMVLEDKNILKVIHDCRLISDCLSHQYGVILSNVFDTQVADVLHFSSITGGFLPHRISSLQECLMRHLKMSPRKVSFLVYRQQAVQETPDIWFVRPLPPSLLKVLALETVYLLPLRLWLLDEMMSDLTTLVDGYLNAYREGSADLLGSTETSCMELPEELHQLADFQKLRRETALKKYKVNEEGLLIRPPLESKGKKAVEVEEKQGEDSGWLSSNGAALQKTSFHPQDPLHQNYDEQKQVVDHWENKKSIIGCKNPPLEMEAGARDLISWNSVSENTQATGKGFSPMQKPHTQAARSLKEEVSLLFMGNKDEDLLCAKQSAIVSAYTPPKTSSSFQDSFQVPRQPSLSVLPPCPVLETVGLWQNPSSKMTQTHISHFPVRPERERSSAVRFAFPSGLSTRMPAPSPAGK, encoded by the exons ATGGATCCGAGCAGCGATTACCAGTTCCTCAGTGAGATTCTGGGAAAAACAGTGAAAATCACCTTGAAATGTGGCATCTTCCAGGGAATATTGCAGCATGTGGATTCCAGCAGAAGTATCGTTCTGAGCAGAG TGAAGAACTTGGAAACAGGCAGAAGCATGCCAGGTGTGAAGATGTTTTTTGGTTATGAAATTGTGAATG TGGAATTGCTGGAGGAACTGGAACAAGCTGCAACTCCCATCAG GGACAGTCTAGTTACTGGAGGAACTGGAATGGAGAGGGGAGAACCAGCAGAGCACAGCCCACAGAGTTCTACTTGCATTTCCCCAAAGAGCCGGGTCACCACCCTGAGTAACTTAAAATATACCCTGGCAG aggaggaagaagaggaaaataTGGAGTACATAGTCATTGATCAATTCCAGCAGAAATTTGGTCCCGCT GTAGCCACGAGGAGTCGGGtttttttatttgatattttcCTTCTGGGGCCTCGAGTTTTCAAAAATGGACTGCAAATGGTGCTGGAAGACAAGAACATTTTGAAA GTCATCCATGACTGCCGTTTGATCTCAGACTGCCTCTCACACCAGTATGGAGTCATTCTTTCCAACGTGTTTGATACACAG GTTGCTGATGTCCTGCATTTCTCCAGTATAACAGGTGGGTTCCTTCCACATCGGATCAGCTCCCTACAGGAGTGCTTGATGCGACACCTCAAGATGTCCCCCAGAAAGGTGTCCTTCCTGGTGTACAGGCAGCAGGCTGTTCAA GAGACCCCTGATATATGGTTTGTGAGACCTCTTCCACCTTCGCTGCTGAAAGTGTTGGCTCTGGAAACCGTTTACCTTCTACCTCTCCGCTTGTGGCTACTGGATGAGATGATGTCTGACTTAACAACCTTGGTGGATGGATACTTAAATGCATATCGGGAAGGGTCTGCAGATCTGCTGGGGAGCACAGAG ACCTCTTGTATGgagctgccagaggagctgcaTCAGCTGGCAGATTTCCAAAAGTTGCGAAGAGAGACAGCATTAAAAAAGTACAAGGTAAATGAGGAGGGTCTCCTGATCAGACCACCTCTGGAATCCAAAGGAAAGAAGGCAGTGGAGGTGGAAGAAAAACAAGGAGAGGATAGTGGTTGGCTTTCTTCTAATGGAGCAGCCTTACAAAAGACATCCTTCCATCCCCAAGATCCACTTCATCAAAATTATGATGAGCAAAAGCAAGTGGTAGATCACTGGGAAAATAAAAAGTCTATAATTGGCTGTAAAAATCCACCCTTGGAAATGGAGGCAGGAGCAAGAGACTTGATCAGCTGGAACTCTGTATCAGAGAACACGCAAGCAACGGGGAAGGGATTCTCTCCAATGCAGAAACCTCACACACAGGCTGCTCGATCTTTAAAAGAAGAGGTAAGTCTATTGTTCATGGGAAACAAGGATGAAGACTTACTTTGTGCAAAGCAAAGCGCCATTGTGTCTGCCTATACCCCTCCAAAAACTAGCAGTTCTTTTCAAGATTCATTCCAGGTTCCACGGCAGCCCTCGCTTTCTGTACTGCCTCCTTGCCCAGTCCTAGAGACTGTTGGTTTGTGGCAGAACCCATCTTCGAAGATGACCCAGACCCACATTTCCCATTTCCCAGTAAGGCCAGAAAGGGAAAGGAGTTCCGCTGTTCGCTTTGCCTTCCCTTCAGGTCTCAGCACCCGGATGCCAGCACCAAGCCCTGCAGGAAAATAG